A genomic segment from Solenopsis invicta isolate M01_SB chromosome 5, UNIL_Sinv_3.0, whole genome shotgun sequence encodes:
- the LOC105206932 gene encoding uncharacterized protein LOC105206932 isoform X2 encodes MVRFVRMDNCPEWAATATLLKMYNDWFDIFNSVSKYGNNPGQNGYGVDLVQQNNILAKVTSTTKHMKVGNRQALLPFQKGILICNSSLRNLYYDLKKKFNSEMSYVITSRLNQDVVENLFSYIRSMGATNDRPTALDIRYRLRWYILGKHSTDFFTQGSNTIAHDSSMDETCLTSGIDFDSNVMSPTDDDVEGNIGSIANFQDDLPDDCESYTFNEENADCGKFVS; translated from the coding sequence ATGGTGCGGTTCGTGAGGATGGATAATTGTCCAGAATGGGCTGCAACTgctacattattaaaaatgtataacgattggttcgatatttttaatagcgtTTCTAAATACGGAAATAATCCTGGACAAAATGGATATGGTGTTGATCTTgtgcagcaaaataatattcttgccAAAGTCACGTCAACAACTAAACATATGAAAGTTGGTAATCGACAGGCTTTGCTTCCTTTTCAAAAAGGAATTCTCATATGTAATTCGTCATTACGAAACCTGTACTATGatttaaagaagaaattcaattcAGAAATGTCATATGTAATTACAAGTCGATTGAACCAAGACGTAGTGGAAAATCTTTTCTCGTACATACGATCAATGGGAGCAACAAATGATAGGCCCACGGCATTAGATATTCGCTACAGACTGCGGTGGTATATATTGGGAAAGCATTCAACGGACTTCTTCACACAAGGAAGCAATACCATCGCTCATGACTCAAGCATGGACGAAACGTGTCTTACTAGTGGCATTGATTTTGACTCGAACGTAATGTCACCGACCGACGATGATGTTGAGGGTAACATTGGTAGTATCGCTAATTTTCAAGACGATTTACCTGATGATTGTGAATCATATacttttaatgaagaaaatgctGATTGTGGTAAGTTTGTatcttaa
- the LOC113006059 gene encoding uncharacterized protein LOC113006059, producing MGKKVSASMRVCSLHFTKEDFIPSQGKNHIRHLKKTSIPSLNLPIGSTRKISPQRKIQAKCREERWHKRSCVKQLSVENIYDVPEKEIVMQTTVSDKTTDQNVIEKALPAIRIIDEHGCLAEVVEENVKTSLTNKDIGIQVQSDNIFVKFSSIIISDTELSTLTGIYSFSLLNTIETLVKTTYKETPTANTKTDIRETIIMTFMKLKQNMSYALLSILFKCKPNTCKEKIFQMLDILYICLKPAILWPNKDNILKNIPLCFMRFEDVRVVVDCTEIKIQKPKNLCCQIATFSRYKSNYTIKFMTGVTPAVLISFVSKCYGGRASDKVIFEQSKIIQKLNKTDAIMTDKGFPIDDICKLNYIKLIRPSFLKDKKQFSKTDAILTRNIATARVHIERSNQRLKTFQVLGSTMPACLISKADEIFNIICAVVNLSAPIIKDDKFCSQHKAK from the coding sequence AAGGTAAAAATCATATAcgtcatttaaagaaaacaagcATTCCATCGCTTAATTTACCAATTGGATCAACGAGAAAAATTAGTCCGCaaagaaaaattcaagcaaAATGCAGAGAAGAAAGATGGCATAAAAGATCTTGTGTAAAACAATTAtcagtagaaaatatttatgatgtacctgaaaaagaaattgtaatgcAAACTACTGTTTCTGATAAAACAACTGAtcaaaatgtaattgaaaaagCATTGCCTGCAATTAGAATAATTGATGAACATGGATGTCTTGCAGAAGTTGTGGaagaaaatgtcaaaacttcCTTAACAAATAAGGATATAGGAATACAAGTTCAAagtgataatatttttgtaaaattttcaagtattattaTTTCTGATACTGAATTAAGTACATTAACTGGCATTTATAGTTTTAGTTTGCTCAATACAATTGAAACTCTTGTAAAAACTACATACAAGGAAACACCTACTGCAAATACAAAAACGGATATACGagaaacaataataatgacttttatgaaattgaaacaaaatatgtCTTATGCTTtgctatcaattttatttaaatgcaaaccAAACActtgcaaagaaaaaatatttcaaatgcttgacattttatatatttgtttaaagcCAGCTATTTTGTGGCCAAACAAagacaatattttaaagaatattccGCTATGTTTTATGAGGTTCGAAGATGTTCGAGTCGTAGTTGATTGtactgaaattaaaattcaaaagcCAAAGAATTTATGTTGTCAGATTGCAACTTTTTCGCGTTACAAAAGTAACtacacaattaaatttatgactGGTGTAACACCAGCtgttttaatttcatttgtGAGCAAATGTTATGGAGGACGTGCTTCTGACAAGGTAATATTCGAGCAAAGTAAAATCAtacagaaattaaataaaacagacGCAATCATGACAGATAAAGGATTTCCAATTGAcgatatttgtaaattaaattatataaaacttattagACCTTCTTttctaaaagataaaaaacaattttcaaaaacagATGCAATATTAACCCGTAATATTGCCACAGCACGAGTGCATATTGAAAGAAGCAATCAAAGGTTAAAAACTTTCCAAGTCTTAGGATCTACAATGCCTGCGTGTCTTATAAGTAAAGctgatgaaatttttaatattatttgtgctGTTGTAAATTTGAGTGCTCCAATAATTAAAGATGATAAATTTTGTTCACAAcacaaagcaaaataa
- the LOC105206932 gene encoding uncharacterized protein LOC105206932 isoform X1, translating into MLSPFFTPGQVKRLMNPMQKLTRWSSEDIAAAISLRSVSPKAYRYLRKNKKIPLPALSTLRKWVASFNLDEGILTDVLLIMKYKGENMTEFEKATVICFDEIHLSNQMAIERRQERVIGPHKKCQVVMARGLFKKWKQPVFYDFYQDLTKELLFKIIVQLYNSGYTVFGMTCDLGPSNQNLIKQLKSNIMENEDETYFEHPCDENVKIHVFVDAPHLMKLLRNHFLDSGLHVDGHFVTSAALERLLQINSGDLKIAFKLSRIHLDVKGTQRQNVKLATQIFSATNASAIEWCGS; encoded by the coding sequence ATGCTAAGTCCTTTTTTTACACCTGGACAAGTTAAACGCTTAATGAATCCCATGCAGAAGTTAACCCGTTGGTCTTCAGAGGATATTGCAGCTGCAATATCATTAAGAAGCGTAAGCCCGAAAGCTTACAGATATTTgcgaaaaaacaaaaagattccTCTTCCAGCACTGTCAACCCTCCGAAAGTGGGTAGCATCATTCAACCTTGATGAAGGAATTCTTACTGACGTCTTGCTGATTATGAAATATAAAGGTGAAAACATGACAGAGTTCGAGAAGGCAACAGTGATCTGTTTTGACGAAATTCATTTGTCAAATCAAATGGCAATTGAAAGAAGGCAGGAGAGAGTTATTGGCCCTCATAAAAAATGCCAAGTCGTTATGGCTCGTGGGTTATTCAAAAAATGGAAACAGCCTGTCTTCTACGATTTTTACCAAGATCTCactaaagaattattatttaaaataattgtccaATTGTATAACAGTGGCTATACTGTGTTCGGAATGACTTGTGATCTGGGACcatcaaatcaaaatttaataaaacaattaaaaagtaatataatggAAAATGAGGATGAAACATACTTTGAGCATCCGTGCGATGAAAATGTAAAGATCCACGTTTTTGTCGATGCTCCTCATTTAATGAAATTacttcgaaatcattttttggatTCCGGATTACATGTAGATGGGCATTTTGTGACTTCGGCAGCCTTGGAAAGGTTACTTCAAATTAACAGTGGGGATTTGAAAATTGCATTCAAGCTGTCGCGTATTCATTTAGACGTCAAAGGAACGCAACGACAAAATGTGAAACTCGCAACCCAAATTTTCTCTGCGACAAATGCATCTGCAATTGAATGGTGCGGTTCGTGA
- the LOC105206932 gene encoding uncharacterized protein LOC105206932 isoform X3, whose translation MEFNKLKIIKYNKIDKIHYLKFVYLARVCSQHFHSSQFKDQSWLLGLLPNYSPVKSRKLKLDAIPMEFVEDNATTVVEKDLRTEVRECTHVATDCVASSSESFVISTLANEVTLSFTNEEASCSLTQVASSSETPDTPSSANPVASCSTSTSSDNFSSIQVPFNQDDIQKLIRENADLVRQNEILQNKVLQLDQINKLHEKKMKNINKGHE comes from the exons AtggaatttaacaaattaaaaattataaaatataataaaattgataaaatacattatttaaaatttgtttatctaGCTCGGGTTTGTTCCCAACATTTCCATTCTTCACAATTCAAAGATCAATCGTGGCTACTTGGGCTACTACCTAACTATAGCCCTGTGAAATCTCGGAAATTAAAACTTGATGCAATTCCAATGGAATTTGTAGAGGACAATGCAACAACTGTGGTGGAGAAGGATTTGA GAACAGAAGTAAGAGAATGTACACACGTTGCTACAGACTGTGTTGCATCGAGCTCTGAGAGTTTTGTGATATCAACGCTTGCAAATGAAGTCACATTAAGCTTCACAAATGAAGAAGCATCATGCTCTCTGACTCAAGTCGCATCGAGCTCTGAGACTCCAGATACACCAAGCTCTGCGAATCCAGTTGCATCATGCTCTACAAGTACAAGCAGTGATAACTTTA GTTCAATACAAGTTCCTTTCAATCAAGATGATATACAAAAACTGATACGGGAAAATGCAGACTTGGTTCGCCAAAAtgaaattcttcaaaataaagTTCTTCAATTGGATCAGATTAATAAACTACATGAGAAAAAGatgaagaatattaataaagGACACGAGTAA